From the genome of Rhinatrema bivittatum chromosome 11, aRhiBiv1.1, whole genome shotgun sequence:
cagtgtgtcagaaCCAGTCTGTGCAAGGGCAGTAGTCGGCAAAGGAAGCCTCGATGTCCATCAATTGTCTAGAGACGAGAGTTGTGTTCCTGGCCCTGCAGGCATTTCTACTCCTGGTGAGACTAAGGCCAGTGagggtcttgtcagacaatgcgaccacggtaacTTACATCAGCTGGCAGGGGGGCACCAAGAGGCTAGCGGTAGCTCAGGAAGCCTGAACTTTGCTTGGGCGGAACAACATCTGGAGCGgttggcagcctcccacatagtgGGCATGGACAacatgcaagcagattttctaagTCGACAtcagctggaccccggagagtgggagctgtcagaagCAGCTATACGCCTCATCAGTCAAAGATGGGGAGCGCCGTGCGTGGATTTTATGGCAACCTTCCACAATGCCAAAGCCCCGCGTTTCTTCAGTCGGcaaagagaaaaaggagcagagtGGGTAGATGCCTTGGCCAACAGACGTCCTACTGTATATTTCCCTCCATGGCCATTAGTAGCAAGATCATAAGACGGATAAAAGTTCATCCAGGTGAAGTGATTCTTGTTGCTCCAGAGTGTCCGAGAGTCAATCCAGCAGTGGACGGACCACTCCAGCTAGCTCATCTGCCAAACCTTCTATATCAAGGTCCCGTTTGTTTGGATCAGGcaaatcgcttttgtctagtggcttggctttttgagaggcagcgtttgAGAAACACAGGTTACTCAGGAATTCTCACTACTCTTTTGCAATCTAAGACGACTTCCACATCCCTGGCCTATGCgagagtctggaaggtgtttgaggcctggtggtCCAAGCACAGCATGGATCCCAATCGGTGGTAGTATTGCAGGAGGGTTTGGTCAAAGGGTTATCTTTTATTTCCCTCCAGGTTCATGTGGCAGCCTTAGGATGTCTTCGTGGTAAGATTTGTGGTATTTCTCTGGCAGCTCATCTGGACGTGATGTGTTTTCTTCAGGGAGTGAAACACTTGCACACTCTGTTTCGGAGACCTTGCTTCTCCTGAAGTCTTAATGTGGTCCGAAGGGGCATGTGCGCGTGCGTCACTGTTTTGAACTTCTGTGACGAGCGACTTTGAAAGACCTCACCttgaaggtggttttcctggTGGTAATCTGTTCAGCGTGCCACAACTCTGAACTTCAGGTGCTTTCATACAGGGAGTCTTTTTTGAGGATTTCGATTCCGTCCTTTCTGCCGGAGGTGGTGTCATCTTTCCACTTAAAGCCATCGGTAGAGCTCCTGTCTTTCCCGCATCGGAGTCTTATGTCACCTAAAGCTAAGGCGTTACGGCGGTTAGCCGTGAAGCGGGCTTTGTTGCGGTGCCTGGAAGTTACGAACAGCTTCCATTTATCAGATCATGTTTTTGTGCTCTGGTCTGGTGCCAAAAAGGGTCATAAGGCTTCCAGAGCCACAATTGcaaggtggttgaaggaggcaattaGCTCTATGTATATCTGTCAAGGTTGTCCTGTTTTGGAAGGGCTTCAGGCTCATTCTACCTgttctcaggcagcctcctgggctgaATGTTGGCAAGTTTCGTCGCACAAAATCtgtagagcagctacttggaagtcattgcatactATCACTgagcattattgtttggatgtccaggcaccagaggccatgggtttggtgaaagtgtgcttcaagcgggactctcacagacaccccccccccccccacacccccataaggaagctttggtacatcccaggagtctggactgatctgggtacgtacagggaaaggaaaattggttcttacatgctaattttcattcctttagTACCACCGATCaatccagagtcccacccattgGAGAAAAGAGATTAGGAGAGTTCACTTGATCAGCCTTTTTGTCTAATTACTCTGAAGAATGGCAAAGTACTAGGTTGGGTGTGGGCTCAGTTCTTCAATTCAGGTTTTCCTCTTTCGTCTGCTCGTTCAAAGGGTAAATTCTTGAAGCTGTTATGGTTTTTGcatttctggcttgggtacagattaataccgagggactgcaggtggcatctcAGGTTAAGTGgtagtgtcagtaaaactttctctgtctccacctgctggagaggaggcaacacccaggagtctggactgatgtgtggtactacaggaatgaaaattagcaggtaagaaaggaaaattagtttcttacctgataattttcgttcctgtagtaccacggctcagtccagacacctgggttgtgactccgcaccagcagatggagacagagcaagacctgtcgggctcccctacatatagtaaggcgccacccacagtccctcagtcttacgtaatgtcaaagccaAATTGAACAACCAGACTAACTAAACCGCCCTAAACAGGGCGGATTCAACAAACCCCCAGCTGGAACAGAACTCCCAGAACCAGAGGAAAACAATGACAACCAATTTGAATAATTGAATCCACCgcgcggactctccgttacttcagaacAAACCGCACAGACAACATAGAATACTTGGGTGggctcctggactgatccgtggtactacaggaatgaaaattatcaggtaagaaactaattttcctttccctctacgtacccggatcagtccagacacctgggatgtaccagagccaaattaccgagggtgggaaccagagagtcccgctctgagtactctctctccaaaaccccccgATTCTGCGCCCTGCACATCCAGCCTATAATGTCTagtaaaagtgtgcaacgacttccaagtcgccgccctacagatttcctgaggcgACACTTGAGAGGATTCCGCCCACGAGGTGGCGTGTGCTCGCGTCGAGTGCGCCCGAAGACCCACGGGAACAGGTTTCCCTTTCAGCATATACACAGaagcaatggcctccttgagccaacgcgcaatcgtggTCCGGGAAGCTGCACCACCCCTCTTTGGGCCagaacacaaaacaaaaaggtggtcTGAAACCCGGAAAGGGTTCGTAACCTCCAGGTAATGGAGGAGAACCCTGCGGAGATCGAGTTTCCGTAAATCTTTAGTCTCAGAGTCCGATCGCTCCCCTTCTGGAAAAGCGGGAAGCTCAaccgactggttcaaatgaaaagcagacaccaccttcggaagaaaggaaggaaccgtccttaaAGATACACCTGAATCCAAGATCCGTAAGAACGGCTCCCTACATGACAGAGCCTGTAACTCCGAAACTCGACTCGCCGACGCGATCGCGATGAGAGAGACCACCTTCAGAGTAAGATCCTTTAGCGTCGCCCGCTTTATCGGCTCAAAAGGCGACGAGCACAAAGCGGAAAGTAcccaattgagattccaggacAGGTAAGGATGACGCAACGGAGGACGTAAATGCTTAGCCCCCCCAAAGAAAGCGTGCTACATCCGGATGAAGTGCCAGAGACACACCCCTCGCTCCTTTCCCCTGAGACAACCTAGTGCCgctacctggacccgaagggtACTACAGGAGAGGCCTTTCGAGAGACCCGCCTGAAGAAAAGCAAGGACATCTGAAACGAACGCTGACATAGGATCCCCTTTACGATCCCTACACCCGAGCGTAGGCTAAGGACGTAGACTGTTTCCTAGATCTCAACAAGGTGGCTATCACCGCCTCCGAATATCCTTTATTCATCaaacgtttcctctcaaaagccatgccgtgagacagaagtgatccgcgtccCCCAAACAAAACGGGTCCTTGACGGAGGAGAGCCGCGGCTCCGTGAAAACAAAGGGGAGGTTCCACTGCCAAGTGgagtagatccgcaaaccaaggccgcCTTGGCTAATCCGGCGCTACCAGAATCACATCCGAAGAATGTAGCTCTATCCACCGAAgaaccttgcctatcagaggccagggggGGAACACATACAGTAACACGCCTGTGGGCCAGGGAAGCATCGACGCCTTCGGCCCCTCGCTCTGTCGGCTGTAAAAGTGTGGAGACTTTGTGTTCTGAgtggtggccatcagatccatgtggcgTCCCCCACCTTTTGCAGATGAGGTGATAAGCGACCTCcgccagttcccattctcctggatccagaagatgacagctgaggaagtccgcctggacattgtcgactccggcgatgtgagacgccgcaatgTGGCTGAGATTCTGCTCCGCCCAGCTCATTAGGTgctgcgcctcctccgccactagccGGCTCCTCGTTCCGCCTTggtgattgatgtacgccacggtagttgcattgtccgacaacaccctGACCGCCTTCCCGCGAATCAGCGGGAGGAAGGACTGCAGTGCTAGCGTTAccggccctggtctccaagcgattgatggaccaccgtgactgagccctggaccactgtccctgcaccgaGCATCCCAGACAGACCGCTCTCCAGCCAAAGAGACTGGCGTCCATCGTGACCACTGTCCAGCTGGGCATGAGCACATCAGATGGTCGGGATTGAGCCACCACTGAAGACTGGACCTCGCCTGGGCCGTAAGCGGGAGGTGGAATTCTTCCGACACCCgcttccatcgggagagcaatgctgattgcaatggacgtagatgagcgaaggcccagggaaccaaagctAGCGTTGATGCCATAGAGCCTAAAACCATCAGGTAATCGCACACCAGAGGCATCCGTAGTGACAATAAACGCCTCACTTGACCCTGAAGCTTGCACACCCGCTCCTTGGAGAGagacaccttgccctgcttcgtgtcgaacagcgctcccagatactccaaggactgggtgggGACCAACCGCCTTTtggcgagattgaccacccatccgagggagCGCAAGAGCTGTAGGACTCTGTCGACCGCGACTTTCGGActtggcccgaatgagccaatcgtccaagtaggggtgacCAGGAACCCCTCCCTCCGGAGATGTGCTGtcaccactaccattaccttggtaaacgtGCAGGGAGCGGTGGTGAGACTGAAGGGAAGAGCTCTGAATTGGTAGTGtctgcccagaatgcaaaacctgaggaacctcagATAGAATGGCTGGATGCCTATATGaaggtacgcttccgtgaggtccaaTGACGCCAGAAACTCGCCCGGCCGAACCAAGGCTACAACCGACAGAATCGTCTCCATTTTAAAACGTGGGATGCGAAGACACCTGTTGACCCCTTTTAAGTCTAAAATTGGCCTGAACGTGCCCTActtctttggcacgatgaagtaaatggagtaccggcccttCCGTTGTTACCCCGGGGGTACGGGAATTATTGCGCCCAGGTCTTCCAGCTGTCGAAGAGTGTCTCTCACCGCTACATTCTTGCCTTGGCCCTTGCAAGGTGACACGAGAAACTTGTCTGCAGGaatccgtgcaaaatctaaagcgtaacctcgATTTAttacgctgaggacccactggtccgatgttattttggtccattcctcggcGAAAAGCACCAACCTGGCTCCTACATTTGGCACGACCGAAGGGATCTGCTGCGAGGAATGGACCATCCGCATTTCATTGGGATGCCTTGGACCCCGTTCCCGACAAGGGTCCACCTTGCCTCCCAAACCTTTTTCCCCAAAAGGACAGACCACGAAGACGACTTGGAGGAACCGGAACGGTAAGAGGAACCTGACTATCTCGGCGGGCGTGACCTTCTATTCTCCCGAAACCTTGACCGATTGGTGAAAGCCGTCCGAGTCCTAggcctgtcctcaggcaacttaaaAGCTGTGTTTTCTCCGAGCGACTGCATCAGATCATCCAACTCCTttccaaacaacaacttccccttaaacGGTAGTGAGCCAAGGTGAGCCTTAGAGgacccatccgccgcccaattgcggAGCCAGAGGAGGCGGCGCACGGAAACCGCAGAAACCATGGCTCTGGCCGACGTCCGCAGCAAGTCATACAATGCATAAGCGATCACCGCATCCAGGTGATCCGCCTGTACCGACTCCTCTTCAGACAGATCTGCATTGGTCTGGAGGACCTGGGCCCAGCGTAGCCCTGCCCGCAGGGCAAAGTTACTACAAATAGCCGCGCGGACCCCcagagccgaaacctcaaaaacCTTTTTAAGCTGCAGCTCCAGTTTCCTATCCTGGATATCCTTGAGAGCTGTGGCCCCTGTGACCGGGATCGTTTATCTTTGTTACTGCCGAAACTGCTGCATCCACTCTGGGAAGACTAAGGAGCTCCAGCGcgtcctctggcaatggatacagcttatccatagctttaCTTACTTTCAGGCCcaactccggggtatcccattcccggaataaAATGTCCGCCGAGAAGTGGAatgggaaagccactgctggACCCGTAAGGCCCAACAGAACCGGATCCAGTTTGGCCCCCGGTCGGGACTCCACCGGTGATGCATCCACACcaagctcctgaagaatggccAGAATAAGCGGTGCTAGTTCCTCCTTCCGGAACAATCGAACCACCCTCGGGTCATCCCCGTCCACCCCCGGCATACCCTTGCTGGTACCGGGCTGGACCGACCCCTCTTCCTCCGGCCCCCCCCCAGGGGCCCTACAGATGGGTCCGCTTCCTCCGATGAGGAAGAACCAGTGCCCGAATCCTGCAGGATACCCCACACAGGGCACTTCTCCCTCGGCGGGTCCGAGGTTTTCCGGGACCTATCCCCAGCTCTCCTCTTCCGGGACCCTGACTGACCGTCCAAGCCCTTCCGTTTAGATCTTTTATATTTCAGCACCTTACGTAAAAGAAGAGCAAAATCAGAAGAAAGAGGCCTCCGAACCCGAAGAAGCCTCCTCCAGACTAACCTCCTCCACcgatgcagccccccccccccccccccccgcggtgctgctgctgcggggaaagcgcaGGAGGCATGCCGCCATTATCGACAGCCTTCCTTGTGGCCTCCCGAACTgcattcaaaatggctgccgttccccgTTCTGCTCGGCGGCGCTATCGCCGGCCGAGAACGGCCCCTCGCAGCCCGAAACACAACTTGAACAAATGCCCTCGTGTGCGCCGAGCTGCACGTGCAACAAGATCTCCTCTGCATCCGTGAAGCAGCAACAGCATCTGAGCAAACGaaataaaattaatgaaaaacTTTAAATGCCCCGAATGGCCGAACGAAGCACGGAGAGTCAGCGAGGCCTGGccgaagaaaaaaaatattttttttttggttttttttttttccttgcagccgctgtccctggtcctgagcctcctgctccagcaggggtgagtgaactgggctccccggtgtcacccctgacgctgctaccaGAGgaaggccgggtcctcgacccttagcagcggcctcaaccagggggggggatggtcccctcagaaccttccaacccccctgggagcCTCCCAGGGCGAGGGAGTCTTCTCACTTCCTATTCCTCTCCTGCCTTcaatttctttatcttttttttttttctcaaacttcTTAACCAACCAAAGAAAAAGATTCCTGACTAACCAAGCTACCCaggatcccagagactgtgggtgaacctgccccatctgctggagacagagtaagactgagggactgtgggtggcgccttactatatgtaggggagcccgacagatcttgctctgtctccatctgctggtgcggagtcacaacccaggtgtctggactgatccaggtacgtacagggaaccaattttctttttgtatgcactgcccccactgtatgcaaatatctcatgcatatttactgtggaTGTCCTGAACACGCACTCCAGGCCTGGAGTTACTTATCTCTGCTTTACATCATGCCAGCTTAGAAAAAGGCATCACTCACTTGTTTCTCCATTAGTGTTCACTTTATTTACATATTAAACTGGAATATAAAACATGTGCAACACCTGTAATTAAATTGTGATTTGCAAATTCTAAAATGAGAAGCAAAATGGGGTATTCACTTTGGAGCTTTTGCATAGCAGATGAGGCTGATAGTCCCATCCAATTAAGCAGCAAAACCTTCATCGGCTCTGGAAATAAAGCAGTGACTAGTTCTTCTGCAGGAGGCAGATCGCTGATGTGATCTATATGTTTTCTTTTAAACTCTTCCACCTGTGCACTTATTACTGCATTTTCAGAAAAGAACCTGTTTCCTAGCCAACTACTAATCTCATACAACAAGCTGTTACCATACAGGGAACTTTTTGTACTTTGAAAATTTTTTATGAAAACATTGCACACACAGTCCAATAAATCTGGAATCAAAGAAGTTAGGTTACAGACAGGTGAACATTGTGTCAGCAGTGCTTCAATAATACTTAGTAGTGTTATCACCAGAGATTGTGAGTGGCCCTCTAGTTCTCTAAAAGTAATTTTAGAAAGCCCTAAGAGGGATTTTATTTTCTGAGAAACTGGATTTTCATTGATTCCCTCAACAATGTCTTGCTCAGTTGGAAGATCAGCTGCATTATCTAAAACGCAATAATTATGATCCCTGTTAACTACTTTGCTCTGATGCATGCCCCCTTGGCCTCTGTTAATTCCAGAATTTGTCTGATTTTCATGTGGAACAACTGAAGTTAATTCATGGAGCGTTTTATACACTTCTGATTTGGTCAAGGGACTTGAATGTTGTTGAGCAGTTTCCCACAATTGCATGCTTCCCAAAACTTGGTTCAAATCATAAACCTGCTTGAGTGGGTCATCTTTAATTCTGCTTTTCCATAGGTCCTGTAAAAATGAAACAGGCAGCAGTTAAAGGGAATGTCATCACATTGTGTAGATGTACCTTAAAAAGCTAATACAGTTTAAATCTTCATGAAAGAGGAGACTGTGCCACCTCTTATCTTATTTCTTAAATATATTACTAAAAGTCTGTTCAAAAGGTTCTCGCTAATTTGCTATCAAACAAAATTTTCTTCTAAGCTGCCATGAGAAAAATGTCAGCGTTTATCAGGAGAGCACATATTCAAAGCTAACAAGTGCAGCAAAGTCAGTGTACAATAACAAAAGAACCACCTATAGCCTTACATACTCCAAAATAAGATTTGATAGTATTTGTAATCAATATATTAACCTACAGATAGTTCATTCTTTGAGATAATACATAGACCATGAGTACTAGTTAAATACTTTAGACTTCACACTGGATGGAAAGACCAGCTCCGAAATATGCACTGTTTAGTATATAATGTTAGCATATTCACTAAACAGTGCATAGCATGTTAATGACCTCTGCCATTAACATGAAAGTCCACTAAGTAGAAGCAAAATTTAAAATGCTCTTTGACATCTTATATTTAGCTTCTGTCAGGGACTAGTAAACTGGTAGCGCAGATTGAGCATGCTAACAATTTACAACTGTGAGCAGGCCATGTCCCACTTCCCCCACCACATCACCCTACTgtaaagtgggaaaaaaaaggcaTCACATCCCTCCACCTTCAAAATGTGGACATCTTTACCTTTTATGGGTCCAGGGTTGAAGTGTGGGCAGTTCAGAGCTTGAGGTAGCACCAGATCAGTGCTGGAAATGCCCTGAGTCGTGGGAGAAAGGATCAGGGATGTGGGAGTTTATTAGAAGTTGGCTTGGGATGGTGGAAGGGGATGTCAACGAATGAGGGTGTTCATTGTATGTTCAGGCAGGGGTGGAATTTGATTTGCTTTTCTTTAACAGATGTAATAAGTGCTCAGAAAGGTGCTAGTTGTCAGCACACTTTTATGGTATTTAAAGTACATAGACCATCTATTACTTTTGAGTGTAAGAAACCTGTCATAGCTTTACCTGGAAGGTGTCTAAAACTGTTAGCTGTTCCTCTTTGTTATACATTTCAAAAGCAACTCGAAAAAGTCCTTGAATGCTATAAAACCACAGGCTGTTAACTCCACTTGGTAGCCTCAGTCTATCAAATCTAAATTCTGGAAGAAGGTGAGGAAAAAAAAGGTTACCCATTCTTTTTGCATCACTTGAAATTACATAAGATTGTGTTTTCCCAAGGACAGGCAGAAACTAGCCCCACAAAGCAGTAATGTCTTCATACAATGCCCAATtggaaaaaaatctctctcaACTCCTATAGACTGAAAAATCTTTGGGAGTATGCTCAGGAGTTCCTGCGGTGGCTTTGTGTGAGCcaagtctttattttttttttctcatctgcaGAAGATCTGAGGAACCTACTCAATGTTTTTTAGTCCACATGCATTTTTGAGAGAGGCTTATGGTCCCTGTGGGATTCATACATGTGGCTTGGCTGGTGGGGCGTGGCTAACCCTGGTTTCATTAGATGTGATAAAGGCCTTTGATAGGAGAGGTACTGAAAACGTTTGGGGATTAGATCATGGCTATGAATCTCAGTACTAGAGCAGTGATCTTGGCTAATGGAATTCTTTCCCCTTGCTTTCGCTTGCAAGAAGGTACGAGGCAGGACTTTAACTGCTGCTGTTTGCTTTGATCTTCTTGCATGCAGTTGCCTACCCCAAGATACTGAGGGTATTAGAATGGCTGGCATGAAACGAGAGCTGTGCATGCAGACACCATATTGTGGTATATAGTAGATGCTAATAACTCAGTGTGAGACCTTAGTCAATTGCTGAAAGCATTTTGTGGACTGTCAGgatacaaaataatttttaataaatcaAATTTTGTTGAACATCATACCTGCTAAGCTGGAATTTAAGAAAGTTAAGGTGTTTACCCTTCAGCAGATCTAAAGGACAATAGGTGCATTTCGCAGCACACTGTTTTACATGCAACTGTATGACATGTATGCAAACCTTACTCCTGCTGTAGCAAGGAGTGCCATACACATTGGTTAGCACACTTGCATGCAAATTTAATGCTAAGATTAcctactacccccccccccccccccaccaatgcagagaggtacACATCTTAACCCATGTATTCTTAACACAAATTTACACCAGCTTGAAGCAGGAGTTAAGTTGTTGAGGGTGGAGGGATCCTGTACTCaaaatttatgcacaaaaaaatgtgtacatgtttttctcacaggacaagcaggatggtagtcctcaagaggatgttggggaggtacccgtaatggagaaggttttcatgggtaatgattcagatggactgaatcaaatcacagtgaacctagatgatgtggtaggcctgattgacaaactgaagagtactaaatcacccggaccggatggtatacaccccagagttctgaaggaactaaaaaatgaaatttcagacctattagtaaaaatttgtaacttatcattaaaatcatccattgtacctgaagactggaggatagcaaatgtaaccccaatatttaaaaagggctccaggggtgatcagggaaactacagaccggttagcctgacttcagtgccaggaaaaatagtggaaagtgttctaaacatcaaaatcacagaacatatagaaagacatggtttaatggaacaaagtcagcatggctttacccagggcaagtcttgcctcacaaatctgctttccttttttgaaggagttaataaacatgtggataaaggtgaaccggtagatgtagtatacttggattttcagaagttcctcatgagaggcttctaggaaaagtaaaaagtcatgggataggtggcgatgtcctttcatggattgcaaactggctaaaagacaggaaacagagagtaggattaaatggacaattttctcagtggaagggagtgtctcagggatctgtattaggacccttacttttcaatatatttataaatgatctggaaagaaatacgacaagtgagataatcaaatttgcagatgacacaaaattgt
Proteins encoded in this window:
- the LOC115100635 gene encoding uncharacterized protein LOC115100635, producing MTLELSTLHFPEWNVGRRKLRFLYLCSPVSFQLCHQYQAEGHMIPLFLGADVVAQTGVRTENHPKVHAKFAKRGLATKLNFVPKFRFDRLRLPSGVNSLWFYSIQGLFRVAFEMYNKEEQLTVLDTFQDLWKSRIKDDPLKQVYDLNQVLGSMQLWETAQQHSSPLTKSEVYKTLHELTSVVPHENQTNSGINRGQGGMHQSKVVNRDHNYCVLDNAADLPTEQDIVEGINENPVSQKIKSLLGLSKITFRELEGHSQSLVITLLSIIEALLTQCSPVCNLTSLIPDLLDCVCNVFIKNFQSTKSSLYGNSLLYEISSWLGNRFFSENAVISAQVEEFKRKHIDHISDLPPAEELVTALFPEPMKVLLLNWMGLSASSAMQKLQSEYPILLLILEFANHNLITGVAHVLYSSLICK